Part of the Lentisphaera araneosa HTCC2155 genome, AAAGAATCAGGCCGTTTTTTTTGTCTTTTCCAAGTTTGACGGCTCTTTCCAAAGCAAGATTCAGGTTTGGTAGTGGCGACGTTTTGCTCCCGTTTGCAGAGGCTTTACCTTGTGGTGATACATATAATGAGAAGTCCGCTTCAGGAACGGGTACGATAAGGATATTTTTATTCACTCTTTCGCCAGCAAGCGCTGAGGCTAATGCGCCTATGGAAAAAGCAGCAGCTAGAAAATAATTTTTTAATTTCATTGTTTACCAATTAGTATGGAATCCATGAAGTCTTTTTGGGAGACTTCCGGAGTTCTGTTTTTAAATTGTACGTAGACCTTGGCACCCACTTTATCAGCTTTTTCTTTGAGGATTATGCCGAACATACCGTGATGAATTCCGTGGCCGGCATCTTTGGCCGGGAATTCCGCATCTTTATAGCGCAGGAACATGGGGGGATCATCTTTGCTGATGTGCTGCAGGGCGGTGTATTTATTTGAAAATGCTTTGTATTTGCTTTCCCAGTTTTTCTTCAGTTCCTCGATGTTTTCTACTCCAAATGGCTTAAAAAGCATGTTGTGCTTTAAAGTTTCGGAACCAATTCGTTCTTCGATCAGGAACGGATCAAGTGTGGACTGGCCACCGGTGATAGAGACTCCGGCAACACGTGTGGATTGACGGGCAATGGGGTCGTCGCTCTCGGGATCTGCCATATCGTCGTGGGCTCCCAGCCACATACTTGAGGCACCACCGGCAGACCCCCCGGTAAGAAGGGTTCTGCTTGTGTCAATATTCCACTCTTTTGCTTTGTAGCGAATGAACTGAATGGCTCTGGTAGCGCCATTGGCCATAGCTGGCTGGTTATCGCCATATTTAACTAAGGGATAGTTGATTGAAGCTGTGTGATAGGCCTTCTTGAAAACATCTTTATTTTGTGTCGCGGCCTTTTCGCCTCCGAACCAACCGCCTCCGTGAATGTGGACTAATATTCCCAGTGTTTTATCAGATTTAACCTGCCAGAAGTTGAGGGTATTGCGCTCGTGAGGTCCATATTTCACATCCTTAAAAGTCGGTTCAATTTGACCAGCGGCAAACGCCGATGTACTTAGCACAACGCCTAAAGCCAAAATTAATAGTTTTCTCATCGATTAATCCTATTATATGTTATTTTTTCTCTTTTCGTCTACTTGGAGATATCGTCATGGGTGAAATCAGCCACTGGAAGCCCCAAACCTTTGCGAGTCTGCCATGAACTCTTATGTCCTATTTAACTTGGGCGACATTGCGTCTGGCAAATTCAGCTTCAAAGGAATCAATTATCTTTTTATATTCGGGATTGGCTGCTAGATTTACCGTTTCAAGCGGGTCTTTTTCATAATCAAACAGTTGTGTTGCGACCAATTTTCCTTTCGCAACGCTTTTCCGGTAATCTAGATTCAACCATTTCACATAACGATATCTTTCGCTTCTTAGCGTATATCCCATTGTCTTATTCCCACGCGGGTACTGTCCCAATGCTGCGTAGCGGACCGAAGTGGAAGTGTCTTTCATTACCGGCGCAAGACTCTTACCCGGAAGGTGTGTAGGAATATCAAGACCGGCAAGATCACAAAGTGTCGGGAAGATATCGACCAATTCCACCGGCGCATTGGTGCTATTTGGCTTAAATCCTTTGGGGGCAGCTATAAGTAAGGGTGATCGCACAGCCTGCTCAAAGTTTGTATGCTTCGTCCACATTCCGTGATCCCCCAGATGGAAACCGTGATCGCCCCACAGGCAGATTATGGTATTGTTGGCAATTCCCAATTCTTCAAGCTTATCAAGAAGCAGCCCGAGCTGAGCATCCATATAGCTTGTCGTTGCCATGTAGCCATGAATCAGATGCTTTTGGGTTTCTTGATCAATAGGCCCCTTTTCGGGCATATCGCTATATGCAGCGATTTCCCCAAGGGACTTGTAAGCAATTTTGGTGTCATTCTTAGCGCTTTTCTGATATTCGGCTACTTGTATGTCATGGGAATTATACATATCCCAATACTTCTTAGGGGCGACAAAGGGCAGGTGGGGCTTGGCAAATCCGACTGAAAGGAAGAATGGTTTGTCAGCTTTTGAGAGTTCCTCAAGCAGTTTTGCTCCTACTCGTGCGACCGCGCCATCTTTATAGACGTGATCAGGCACATCCATGCATTCTGTGGCGGGTCTGCATATTGGATCTCCAAGTCGGGCCATGGCTTTATTACGCTGGTATCCCATTTTGAATGTTCTTCCTTTTACAAGTTCGGCAGCTTTTTTCCACGCCTTGGCAACTTCCGGGTTTGCATAGCCTTTACCACCTGCCTTGTGATACGGAATAGACCACGATGGTTTGTCCTGAAATTTTCCGCCATCTACACAGCGGGGATCAAATGTTTTTCCTACACCAGTTGTTTCGTAGCCCTGTTGTTTGAAGTACTGAGGAATACTGAGAATATCCGGATTGATATCGCGCATTTTTGTCGCTAGATCCCATACTTTGGTGTGATCCGGATACATGCCAGTCATCAGGCTTGCTCGTGATGGCCCACAAATTGCCTGTTGGCACGACGCGTTAAGAAAAACAGTTCCCCGTTCAGCGATACGGTCAATATTTGGCGTTATAATAGCCTGATCACCGTAACAGCCAAGCATTGGCTTCAGATCGTCTATCGGTATAAACAGCACGTTCATTTTTTTAGATTTTGCTTCCGCCAGCGGTGATGTCGCCAGGGCCACTTGTGAGGTGATTATAAACATCACCACTAATACACTTTTTATCATCTCATTTACTCCTTTAAAATTATATCGCCAATGAATACACAGCGAAGATCCCATTATTGTTTTATTGAGCACTATCTTACCTGTGGTGTCAAGGGCAGGGTGAAGTTATCTCCCCAAGCGAAGCCCTTTCCAGTTAAGCTTTTCTTCAAATAGATAGTGGCTTGTTTGCTCTTTGACCCCGTGGTGAAGTCGATACTTTTTCGAACCCATTTACTTGAAGAGAGATTAGCAAAAGCACACAGCAAGGATGCAGCCGCTAAGAAGCCTATGTTTTTTATGCTTCTCATAATTATTCTCCCCAGATTTGTACCTCGGTGAAACCGCACCAGAGGTTTTTGTTGGGAACTAATTTAGTAAATTTGACCCATTTTGTTTTTTGTTTAGGGAATTTAAGCTCTTGTGCATCAGCTGTACGATCCAGTGTAAATGAGTGCTTGGAACCATCTGAAAACTCCATGACCCCTGACTTGAAGTAGCTGTCATGATCGATCTTTGCGAAGGGTTTAAACTTTGCACGAACCCAAATAATAGCTTTATCAATTTCTACTTCTTTGCCGAAATCAATCTTGAACCACAGGTCATTGCGCTTGTGTGGTCCCCATGAGGGCATTGTCTTTCCATACCCTATATTGGACGTCTGCCCATTAATGGCATTATTAGCAGCAAAAGTTGTATCATTATATTGACTATTTGTTGTTGCTTGTGGGTACGAACCGTCTCCTGCCTTAGGGTTCAGTGCTACGTTGCGGTAAGTTGAGTCACTCGCGTAGATGTTTACAAGTGATAACAATCCAATCGAAATTAAGATGAATTTTTTCATTCTAAGCCTATTTAATTTTTATACGATGTCTATTTAGCCACGATCTCATGCTTTTTCTGAGGAGAATCGTGTTCGTAGCGGTGTCTTCGGTAAACTCCATTGGACGGCAGTTCATCGAAGTGAACACCCATCGCTTCCACGATGGTTAAATTCACGCCATCGACCTTGCTTTCCATGTAGCTATTTCCGGTGTGAATTGGTTGATTAAAGCGAACGGTCACGGCTTCACCTGGCTGAATCCAGATATTTTGATGAGTTTTATGGCTCTCCAAATTGCGCACTTGAACTTGCACACGCTCGCTAGAATCACTGCGCAAGGTTAAGGTCTCGATAATCGCAGGTTCTCCCTCAAAGCTGTAACATTTCTGATCATTTGGGCTCAAGGTCATGTCAGTAAACATGCTCCTGTAGTAACCCCGTATGAAGGGGTCCAAATCATCTTGTTCCAGGGGGAGTTCTCCAGATTTCTTGAGAAAATTGGCAATGTTCTGCATTTCTTCAGCATGCTGCACCTTACGCTTATTTTCGTAGTAATCATAAAAAGCCATTTCATCTTCAGTCCACGCATGTCCTTCTCGATAGTCTCCGGAAAACGGTACCAAGAGGTCAATCCATGCATAGAGCTTATGAAAATCTTCTTCTGACAACTTAACATCGTGGTGCCCGTCTTCGAGCATTTTTACCAAGGGGCTCTTGGCCGATCCTGCAAAATATGGTGGTAGTTCAGTCGGACGGGACATTTGACTGATCCATGAAACAATTCCCTTCTCTGGAGTCCTAGAGAGATAACTCCCGCGCGGATCTTGTGAAGCTCCTGTTAGATTTAGATACGAGCGTGTCCACTTGCGCTTATTCTTGTTCTTTCCATCAGTCTCAATCCCGCGCAAATCCATACGTTTTTCATCACTGCCATCATGGCATTCGATACAGTTTCGATCCAAGATAGGCTGAATCTCTTTGATAAAACTAAATCCGCGGGGCTTACCATAAAAGGGCTTAAGAGTCTGAATCCCGTGTTTCCACGCCAAGGTATCTTCTTTTTCGTAGGGATAAAAATTTTGATTCGTTTTATCATGGCAGCCGACACAGGACTTCTGTTCACCCGGTCGCAGTGTATCCCAAGTTCGAGTCGTCTGAATCACTTGTCCTTTAGCATTTAGGATTTGGTGGTATTGCGAGACCATAGCAGGTACTTCTACCAAGACTGAGCCATCTTCATGAATATCCGCATCGCCCAGAATGCGTTTCACATCCCAAGTTGCATTACCGATACTCATAGGTGTACTATTCATTGAGCCACCACCTTCGCCCCCATTGATTTTCGCCCCCATCGGAGCAGCACGGTAATCAATCTCGACGACACGTAGTTTCTTAGCTTCGCCACGGGGAATGTCCTCGAGTCCAATTCCTTTATAGACATCATGCACATAGTATGTACCAGTGCCTTTGGTGTAATCTACCGTATCAGGGATGTGTTTAGTCTGAGCTTTTTGCTTCATCGATACCATGCGATAAACACCCAAGTCAGCTGAACGATGCAGTAGCTCGCGATCGCCATCAGCATTCATCCAATACAAACCATAATGATTGGATGAAATGAAGCCTTTGTATCGCGTATAGTGCCAATGGGGATCAAAGCCGTAGTCCGGCTGATAACTAATGAGAAATTCTTCTTCACTGAGTGGGTATGGGTAGCGAAACTGATCGCCTTCTTGCCCCCAACGATCTTTTACCACTGGAGATTTTCTACCGAGGGCTGGATCGTATCCATGTTCACGTTTGGGAGCAATGAGGTGTAAACCATGACCTTCATCACGACCTTCTTTGACATCAATAATCGCCAGTTTGCCATTCTGACCAGTATGGTGCCCAGCGGCAATGGCCATGGTTTTATGTGAACCAGGGATAGGTCGCACGTGGAGCAATGAAGTTGGAAACCATGAATTCCCACCGTAAAATGCCCGTTGTGCCTGCCCGTCGGGATTCATTGTAAAAACAGGATGAGGAAAAAGTTGTGCGCGGTCACTGTAATCCCAGCGAGTGTAAGACAAACGACCATTGGTCAGTAGTTGCGGGTAAATCGTATGCACCTGATCGATCGCTAGACGGCGCACGTAGCGTCCTTCACCATCCATGCGGTAGAGATTACTGATTTCCGATTTCCAACAAGGTACACTCTGCTCTGGACGCGTGGACACGAATACTAAGTCACCATCAGGTAAGTAAACTGGTTCATAATCTGCTCGACCTAAGCCAAAAGTCAGTTGCTTAGTTTTGCCTTCTGCGAGGTCATACTCATAGATATGGTAGTCATCTAGTCGATCTGATTTCTTCCAAGCGAAAGCCAGTTTTTTATGATCAAACGAGAGATCGACATCGCGCATCATACCGTGTGGATCATCTAATAATACTTGGCTGGATCCATAGCTCGAGCCAGGTTCAAAATTCAAAGTAGTGAGTCGTGCTCCAGCATCAAAAAAGCGCTCCGCACGGGCATCGGATAATCCTTCGGTGTATCCAAAAAAGCTATTGCGAATCGTTTCACCCTCGGTAAATACAAAAGGTGCCCATTCTTTTACTACTGAAGAAAGGCGTTCAGTTCGTCGTTTATTACAGAGTTCCAAATAGTCCTTAAGTGACGATGCTTGGCTAACACCATGGGCCTTAAACAAACGACTAAGCACTTCGTCCCGTTGCTCTGGAATCACGATCTTCCAAGCATCTTTACCACCGTCTTGTAGCACCCAATCGGTGAGTATTGGAAAGTCGATACTGAGTTGAAAAAAAGTTTTTTGATAGGCTTCGCTTAGCTCCTCGTTCTTCAGGTCAGCGTACTCTTTTGGCGCTGCTGTCAGAGCTTGGGTAAAATCCTCTACTGAGGGTGCTGAAAATGCGATTGGAGTCGTCAATAAGTAAGCAGCTAACAAACCTATAGTTTTTATGATGCTCATGTTTCCTCTCTACGGTTTTGTCGGGGGCAGAAGAATTTCTGCTCCCCAGGTTAAAATACGTACTAATTTAGTATTCAATGCTGCCTTATTCACCTCTTGGTCGAGCGTTCTTCTTGATGTCGGCTTTGAGGTCATCATAGACTTTCTGTAGTCTTGCGACAATTTCCGGATGTTGGTCGGCCAAATTGTTTTTCTTCTCGCCAAGATCTACAGAGTTGAATACTCCCATTATGCAGGGCTTCTTCTTATGCTTGTTTTCTGCATTCGTCACAGTACACAGCGTGGCAGCCACCACACATATAATCATTGTCTTTAAAATAGTATTCATTATTATTTCTGACCTTTCTTGGCAGGGTCCTTGGCAGGATCGTAGCCCGGGTTCTCGGTGGGCATATTGGCATCGATCGTCTCGAGATACGTCATCATCGTCTTCTTCAGTTCCGCGGCCTTCTCGGGCATCGCCGGTGCCAGGTCGTTTTGCTCGGCGAGATCCTTGCCCAGATCGAACAACATCGACTGCTTCGTCTCGTAAAAGTAGTGAAGTTTCATGTCGTCTCTGCGGATGGTGGTTGCAGGGGTGCTGTTCTTGCGGTGCTGATAATGCGGCCAGTGAAATACAAGAAAGTCGTGCGGGCGCTTCACGGGAGTGCCGTCCGGCGCCCTGAGCAGATGCTTGAAACTCCCGCCTTCGACCTTCCCCGGCAATTTCCCTATACCCAGTATGTCGCAGATCGTCGGGTAGATGTCGTAACCGATGACCGCCCGCCGCGAAACACTGTCGCCTGCTATACCCGGGCCGGCGACGATGAACGGGACACGAATACCCGCTTCCCAGACTGTAGCTTTGCTGCCCCGCAGCGGACCATTGATGTTTGATGCGTCGAAGGTCGGGAACGTACCATTGTCGGCCGTATAGATGACATAGGTATTGTCCTGTATACCGAGCTCCTTGATCTTGTCGAGTGTCTGACCAATTGCCGCATCCATGTCGTGAATCATCGCCGCGAATCGTACATTCTGGTGCCGCTTACCGACAGGGGTCTGCTCAAACGTCTTCGTTGTCTCTGGCTTTGACTGATAGCCGAGGTGCGTGGCGTAGTGCGAGATCTGCAGATAGAACGGCTTGCTTGCCTGTACTTGCTTTTCCATCCATTCGTTACCGCGTTTCGTGATACTGAATGCGCGCTTGGGATCGTCCGGCAGGTTGCCTTTGCCTTGTCCATTTTGCGTCGCACCGTCGCCGGCATCGAATCCATGCGCTTCGGGCCCGCCACCACTCAGATGCCACTTGCCAAAGTGCGCGGCCCTGTATTGCGGCAGGTTCTGTTTGATGATCTCGGGCAACGTAACATCTTCGCTCGGCAAGGCATTGATCTTCTTTGCCGGGATCATGCGATTCCCCTCATAGAACGGACCCACGTGGCGGGCAATATCGGTGAACTTCAAGCCTGCGGGACTCCGACCGGTCAGCAGCGCAGCACGCGATGGCGAGCAATTGGGGTGCGATGCATAGCCGTCAGTGAAGCGCATGCCCATCTTTGCCAGGCGTTCGAGGTTCGGCGTCTGAAAGAAGTCGCTCTTCGATTCTGAGACGTCGGGATCATACAGAATCGACGTCGTTCCCCAGCCCTGATCGTCGGTGAGGATTACGACGAAGTTCGGAAGCTCCGCAGCATGGGCAGTAACGGCAAAATTACCAAGAGCAAACAGAAACGAAACAACTAACAATACTAGATTTTTTATAATACTCATGATTACTCTCTATGTTTTTGTCGTTGTTTGTTCTTTGGTATGGCGCGTTCGGCCCATTCGTCATATTCTTTGATCAGTTCACGCATCACTTCGGGATGTATCTCAGCCAGATCATCCAGCTCGCACGGATCCTTTTCAAGATCGTATAATTCCCACTTCGGCGGCGTAGGCTCTTTCTTCGTGTAAACAATCTTCCACTTACCACGCTGAACAGCCCTCGCACCCTGGTGATAATAGCAAAGCGTGCGCGGAGCCAACGACTTGCCCAAAAAAGTCGGAACCAAGCTCACGCCTTCCATCGGCTGAATGTCGTTGTCGTTGTAGCGTTTTGGATACTTCGCACCCGACAACTGCAGCATCGTCGGCATCAGATCGATAATATGCGCCGGATCGCGCACCCAACGGTTTACTTTCTCTATCTTCGGCCAGTGA contains:
- a CDS encoding alpha/beta hydrolase, with translation MRKLLILALGVVLSTSAFAAGQIEPTFKDVKYGPHERNTLNFWQVKSDKTLGILVHIHGGGWFGGEKAATQNKDVFKKAYHTASINYPLVKYGDNQPAMANGATRAIQFIRYKAKEWNIDTSRTLLTGGSAGGASSMWLGAHDDMADPESDDPIARQSTRVAGVSITGGQSTLDPFLIEERIGSETLKHNMLFKPFGVENIEELKKNWESKYKAFSNKYTALQHISKDDPPMFLRYKDAEFPAKDAGHGIHHGMFGIILKEKADKVGAKVYVQFKNRTPEVSQKDFMDSILIGKQ
- a CDS encoding sulfatase — protein: MIKSVLVVMFIITSQVALATSPLAEAKSKKMNVLFIPIDDLKPMLGCYGDQAIITPNIDRIAERGTVFLNASCQQAICGPSRASLMTGMYPDHTKVWDLATKMRDINPDILSIPQYFKQQGYETTGVGKTFDPRCVDGGKFQDKPSWSIPYHKAGGKGYANPEVAKAWKKAAELVKGRTFKMGYQRNKAMARLGDPICRPATECMDVPDHVYKDGAVARVGAKLLEELSKADKPFFLSVGFAKPHLPFVAPKKYWDMYNSHDIQVAEYQKSAKNDTKIAYKSLGEIAAYSDMPEKGPIDQETQKHLIHGYMATTSYMDAQLGLLLDKLEELGIANNTIICLWGDHGFHLGDHGMWTKHTNFEQAVRSPLLIAAPKGFKPNSTNAPVELVDIFPTLCDLAGLDIPTHLPGKSLAPVMKDTSTSVRYAALGQYPRGNKTMGYTLRSERYRYVKWLNLDYRKSVAKGKLVATQLFDYEKDPLETVNLAANPEYKKIIDSFEAEFARRNVAQVK
- a CDS encoding DUF7402 domain-containing protein, giving the protein MKKFILISIGLLSLVNIYASDSTYRNVALNPKAGDGSYPQATTNSQYNDTTFAANNAINGQTSNIGYGKTMPSWGPHKRNDLWFKIDFGKEVEIDKAIIWVRAKFKPFAKIDHDSYFKSGVMEFSDGSKHSFTLDRTADAQELKFPKQKTKWVKFTKLVPNKNLWCGFTEVQIWGE
- a CDS encoding sulfatase, yielding MSIIKNLVLLVVSFLFALGNFAVTAHAAELPNFVVILTDDQGWGTTSILYDPDVSESKSDFFQTPNLERLAKMGMRFTDGYASHPNCSPSRAALLTGRSPAGLKFTDIARHVGPFYEGNRMIPAKKINALPSEDVTLPEIIKQNLPQYRAAHFGKWHLSGGGPEAHGFDAGDGATQNGQGKGNLPDDPKRAFSITKRGNEWMEKQVQASKPFYLQISHYATHLGYQSKPETTKTFEQTPVGKRHQNVRFAAMIHDMDAAIGQTLDKIKELGIQDNTYVIYTADNGTFPTFDASNINGPLRGSKATVWEAGIRVPFIVAGPGIAGDSVSRRAVIGYDIYPTICDILGIGKLPGKVEGGSFKHLLRAPDGTPVKRPHDFLVFHWPHYQHRKNSTPATTIRRDDMKLHYFYETKQSMLFDLGKDLAEQNDLAPAMPEKAAELKKTMMTYLETIDANMPTENPGYDPAKDPAKKGQK